A segment of the Eleutherodactylus coqui strain aEleCoq1 chromosome 6, aEleCoq1.hap1, whole genome shotgun sequence genome:
TCCTGCCCATGGGCAGAACCTTACATTCCTCACTATTGAAACTGATTTGCCATTTCTGCCcgcaacttatccagatcctctcgtgttaattactttacataaagTGTGCTTGTTCTCAGTTAGAGAAagcaggtaatcttgtagatatgatacttttcaatggctaacaaaaattcaTGATGTTACAGTAGGCTTTCGGATGGTTCTGTTATCCACCCTTCATCAGAATTATATAGAGCTGGTTTGGATGGCACAGAAATATAACACAtaaatgcagaggggaggagggacaCTCCTCttaatctaaataaatgttcacacagaaatttgagacttaaaaaacacaagacagtcaGAGCAGAGAGACAAATACTATATCAGTCAAAGCAAAGTGACATATACTAAATCAGTCCACAGAGCTAAGGAATTTGACAGTTTTACGATGTCTCTTATCTTTTCTTGAACTGCACATGGAAAGATGATAATACtagctctacagcaccacctattccATGGCAACAGTCTTATAATCAATATCagaatttttatgagaaaaacaaagAGCAGACAATGGTTTGGAAGAGGACACCCGTCTTGACCTCCTTTAGACCTTtaatattctccacttatgcaagaatcctgggtTGAGGTGCATTCCATTCCTGAGGGTATTAAACATGGCCTtaaacttatactcccaaattcttctgtggtgctgtgacttaaaggggttgtcccacgacagcaagtggggttaaacacttctgtatggccatattaatgcactttataatatacatcgtgcattaaatattggccatacagaagttatacacttaccccctccggtgctggcaagCCCGTCTCCATGGCACAACTAAACTTctgctctggtcgcacgaacagtcgaaGATTcctgaagattcctcttctggatggtccgggctcctcccccttcttagcgtcatcacgtagctccgctccgtcacgtggtgccgatcagccaatgagatggctgtaatcggcagtggagctcagactggagaagagcatccatggtgcaccatgggagaagacccacagtgcaccattggagaagaccagcggtgcaccttgggaaatgacggcggccatcttggaagaagatttttataacttcatgaaacagcttcatggtgagtataaacgctctaaaaaaccgattaacatgggtagtttgtgatgcttgcttagcatgggggactggggtgtgtaaaatttttcattttggccgcgggacaacccctttaaagttgcccttcagtatgataactctcatctgctctatgctgtgcctctgaccacaaaaatgttttgtcaCAGGTAATTCCATCTTTTCCTCTCCAATTGAGTGGAAAGGAAATTGAGTTTCCCTGATATAAAGGCCCCcagcaggacatttactgcacaggatcaggtacacaacattggacgtggaacatttgaatgtccccgggatcttatagtcctgctgtgtgtttggGATCCATATAatttaaggagctgcaagacctgctcacatttaCTGACCGTGGAGAGGATACGGATTCCCAAcaaacagcaggactataagatccctgggacatttacatgttccacaTCTAATGTTGTGTacaggctaatgctcgaacgagcatcaagctcagacgagcatgctcgcttatctctaattagcATGAATGCAATGTGTCTTGTGTATGCAATATCTTTGAGTAATTGTGCCGCaatggtaaatatatatatatatatatatatatatatatatatatatatatatatcctgttaACTTTAAGTGTCAACATcaatcaaataaataaataaatgaatgaaagaaagaaagaaagtggatattaaaggggttgtcccgtgaaacaaagtgggtctatacacttctgtatggccatattaatgcactttgtaatgtacattgtgcattaattatgagccatacagaagttataagaaatttttcacttacctgctccgttgctggcgtcctcgtttccatggagcccgtctaattttcagtgtctaatggccaaattagacgcgcttgcgcagtccgggtctccttcttttctcaatggggctccgtgtagctccgtgtagctccgccccgtcacgtgccgattccagccaatcaggaggctggaatcggcaatggaccgcacagaagccctgcggtccaccgagggagaagatcccggtggccatcttcagcaggtaagtaagaagtcaccggagcgcggggattcgggtccagaatgtattaattttggggcaatgccagattccatgcagaaaatctgtTTTTGGTTGACAGCATCTAGGGCACGCCTGCAGTCTAGTTGGGCTGCCGGGATGCGGGGGTATGTTGAAACCATATATCACTCCATGTATGATTTTAAAATAGATAATCGGTACTCTAGGAATTTTATCATATAATGTTATTGCTACTGGGGCGTGGTCAGAAATCACTAAATCTTCTATAGTGGCTTTAGTCACTCTAGGGAGCAACTTGGGAGATAGGAGTATGTAATCAATTCTGGACCAAGAGTGATGCACATGGAATAATGCGTAAATTCACGACCTTCTGGATTAGGTTCTCGCCACATATCTCTGAGATGTTGCGTACAATTAAACGCTTGAAAGGTACTATCATGGTATTTAGAGGGATTTCTCCCTATAGCATGACTGCGACGATCTTCATTCATATTAAGTACTAAATTAAAATCTCATTTACAGcgtaagatgatcgctcaagatgagtgatcaccttgcgctgccagcagggggaggatgcagaagacaagtggggtgtccccactagtcttctgcatgcagctgttccccgctccgagcgcctggctgttatacagccgagcgctcaaagcggaggatacagaagacaagcggggtgtccccgcttgccttctgcatccagctgttcaccGCTCCGAGCCTTCAGGAGCCGAGAGCCAGGATATTTTGAATTTGCCAGGGCtctcggccttctgcgcatgcgcgtgacgtcatacgtctggcgcgcatgtgcagaacagCGGCGtagggtcccggaggacccattcacCGTGGGACGCCtccgacaagccgggtaagtaatttaagctgacctgatggatctgatccatcagggcagctgaatctttacctttttcacttttttttactttattgagATTGGCGCTCTCCTTgccaggggggactgcccgcagcccaagatgacagctccatgctgtcggctacctgcgggcaccgacagcatggagctgtcacatcctcatctaagagggctttaatcctaagaggatgcatgtatTTATGTCCTCTAGGATAAAAACCCACTTAGTGAGGATGagaaaaggcaatggggccgtcactaaagagttaatggacattttgccatAGGTTTGCAAATCCTGTCACAACGACCTCATTAGTGTCCGTACTTATATTAAGGAGCATAAAACCATACAAACGAGATCCTGTTGCTCTAATAATTATCTAGATatagtgtgtgtttgtgtttagATAGGAGTCCCctgattttatatttttgtataaaaaattcaatagaagttatattttagtggttCCCACCAGTGAAATAAATCAAGGAATAAAGGGGAATTCATTTGTCTCTGACATTTCTTCTTGTTGTAGTAGTTTAATTgtgttttatgcttttttttgctgttcaTTGCCCTCTTCACAACTTTATTGAACCATATTGGTTTTCTTCTATTTCTGAGTCTTTTCTTTCAATAATTTTTACTATTGTaaagtcttttattcctgtaagttatgaacctctcacaataagaaattaggatgttttaaacatttcccatttattgtacaTACTCTTTGTTTgtggacattgtcccagtcaatcaGGTTAAGGGCTtctctgagctgatcgaacttGGCCTACCTAAAGTCTAGTATCTTTGCAGCTCCCGTATAAAactctcttgaaggacaagttaaaatgtttttatagtatggtcactatttcccaagcgGTCCCCTGACCTGCACCCCAGTtactctgtcaggtctgttggttaatattaagtccaaaatgtctGTCACTCTAGTTAGGTCCTGTACAAACTGGCTATAGTAATTATCTTTAGTCATTTACAAAAATCTATTAATTACTTTATTGTGATCTGCtgtttcatctatttgcctcagtatgAGATTTTCGGTGGATTTTGTTATATTTTGTGGcctataaaaaacccctatgaggattttattattgttttcccctccatatatctctactcatagagactccacatactcatctccctcccatatatcttctccCCTTTTTCGGTTTTCGCAATCACTTCTGGACTGTAACCCagtaagttcaccgcccagtcacagctttcttccaaccaggtctcagttgttcccactatatcatagttttcctcagacattattacttccagttcatcaaccttattggtcatacttctagcattagtccaattattagtcaccatacagtttttgaaggttttggttattttttacttTAAGTGTATTTCTATTAACTATTCTGCgaattctaactgtactaacccctctcaCCACTCCACCCCCATTCTAATTGTCTACAATATCCTCCCcgtatctctctggttgcccctaaatccctagtttaaacacttctccagctTTCTAGCCATTTACCCCTGCAGCACAGCTGCCTCTTTCCCTTTGAGATGCAGCTCATCTctacggtagaacctgtagctgacagcaaaatCAGCCCAGTTTTCCAAGGACCCAAACACCTCCTTTCTGCACCAGCTCTGGAGCCATttatttacctccctaatctcccataGCCTTTCTAGAGTGGTTCTGGTAGtacttcagaaaatactactttggaggtgcTCGCCTAAACTTACCTCCTAGCTTTCTGAAGGACTGTCCACCTACCTTGAACTTCGTCATTAGTGccatgtgcaccatgaccactgggtcCTCACCAGCACCTCCTGATAATTTGTCAACCCAATTCACGATTAGTAACtggagcaccaggaagacaacacactattcaacaatcccagtctttgtggcagattaccCTGTCTGTCCCCCAATAATCGAATCTTTCACTATCAGGacatgtctagcctgccctgcactcccattccccttcttactggagcagacatcccctggcggtcagagggcatgtcgtgctgcaacaGTGCttactctgtaatggcatccccctcatctgccagctTTGCATATTTGTTGGAGTGTACCACGTCAGGACTAGTGCCCCCTGGCcttccctctactcctcctcctgtcacccagctagctgcttaagcatcctgctctcccaaactaacATCTAccacacatctaccccagcgagggcTCAGTGAGCTGCACTTTCTATGGTGCCAGTGGATCTTAGTGTgtcaagctgctcatttagatccaggatctgggctttcaAATGTGCAACACACTTCCATCTCGtaaagcagtatgcaccctcggaTGGCTGGTCAAGGACTTCATACATGGTACAAGATGCACACCGGATGGCATTGTCCATCGTGGAGCagattctaaatggggatcatacagacagtagtatatgcaaaaattcaaatagataaaCAATAATTAAACACAAGTGAGTCTTCCAAAGTTCCTGACTCCAAAGTCGCTAATCCTAAATCACACTTATGATACAGAACAGTTAGCATACAGCCACACACAATCACTCAGCTCGCACGATCACCTAGGTTTTGATTGATATAGCACTTAGCTGTAgcacttctcttcctcctctgtttggaaaggacaCAAAAAATTAACGGGCACAAAACCCGTGGATTAATGGAGTAGCCTAATGTTAAAGAAAAATAGTCGGCTTGAGTACAAAAACCACATGCTATATCagcacaataatttttttttttaagattaccCTCCCCCATCCAACCTACCCAAAGTTCTAAAACAAAGCtttaaaagcaagcaaaaaaatacATTGTTGACATAACCCATCGTTTTGGGCCATGATTATGACCAAAAAGAGTACTACACTTACCTGAAGGGTTttcctcaagttctgtgccaatTGCGTCATCGATATGAAAATATTTGACAATTTTTATATCTGTTTTACTTAAAGTGATCTCCAGCTGTTGAAGACTTTCTGATTTTGCGACTTTCTGTTTCAGGCTTCTTTTGTAGGTATTCCATCTAACCTTACATTCACTAATGGTGTGGCTTGTCGGACCTGCTTTGTTCACTTCCTTCATTACTTCTCTCCAAGCACTGTTTCTCTTCTCTCTTGAATTAGCTTTAAATAATTGGTCTAGGTTCTGGGAGATTTCAGTGACGAGTCTCTCAACCTGCAGAGTACCAAACTTTTTCCTTGTTTTCTTGGAAGGTTGTAGGTTTCTTGCTGCTTGGTCTTCACTTTGAAGCATACCTTGTCCCTGCTCTTCCGTCCTCCCAGAGACCGCGGACATGATGGGCTCTTTCTTCTGCTACTGGATCAAACAGTGgatcaagagaaaaaaaaacaattgatgAAAGGCTTATAGTAATATAATAGTCTTTCAGTTGAACTACAACAGACATGTATAGGTCTCACCTAGAGCGCAGTGTGGTGTCCCTCTGGATATAGTTCAGATTGCTGCAGTTTATGTCATTTGTCTGTATGTTCCAGGAACACATCGTAACATAGTAACAATGTGTACGACTGCAAATAGACATATCCATCCAGCTCAGAATAATACCTCCCAGTCTGTCAACAAACATGATTTAGCAACTCCACACATTTCTCGGTTTTACTTTGCATCATAAGTTCTGCATAGGAAAAAGGGAGTGCTGTTATGTTTAACAGATGCCCATGTTTGTTatctatgccagtatcagctttgaaagTATCAACccattgtgttctttggcggAGAAGTCTCCTATtggcactgatctgtccaagcattatagatttataGCATTATAAAGATGGTACTaaaaagaggagggggctgaggaccgagccctgtgggaccccaacagcaaggggaagaggaggggagagtcagataagtaggaggagaaccaggagagagcagtgtccttcaaAGTAAAGAAGCGAAGCATAGTGAGGAGGAtgtgtggtcaacagtgtcaaatgctgtggagagaacagagagaattagtagggagtaatcgcccctcgaatTTGGCTGTTAGGAGGTCCTTTGACAATTTTGTAAGAGTGGTTTCTGTGAAGTGTGAAGGGCAGAAGCTGAACTGTAGGGGGTTAAGAAGAGTTTTCtaatagatagcttataaggcgggagaaAACCAAGCACTCTAATAGTTtgtagatgaaggggagatttgagatgggtcggcaGTTGGCAGCATTGGTTGAGTAGTGCTGCTTTCAGGCAATCAAAGCAGCAATTGCTGAGCCAACGTGACGGCTACGATTGGCTAAGAGCAACGCTCCCTGGCCAAATAGAGCTATCACTTTCTGTAGACAGAATGTATGAATGCAGCAAcaaggaagtgatgttctgtggGTAGCCAAGGTGTGCAGGACGCAGGGTGGAGCTATGAAACTTTGCAGACCAGTCGGAGGGACCTACACtgcggctgctaggtaagtataaagaACACATTCCCCCCCAAAAAGACTCCATCCCTCTTTTGGGGATAAAATTCctatataagacaaggtcttactTTTGGCAAAGCactgtataatactgccccctatgtacaaaaatataactactataatactgcctcctatgtacgagagaGTAACTACTAAAAGAGTGCCACttttctacaagaatataactactataatattgccccctacgtataaaaataactactataatactgccgtctatgtacaagaatatcactactacaatactgcccctatgtacaggaatataactactatattactgcccactatgtacaagaatataattactataatactgcctcctatgcacgagaatataactactataatactgcctcttatgtacaaaaatatacctactataatactgcttcctatgtacaagaatataactattataatactgcgcctaagtacaagaatatacctactataatactgctcctatgtacaagaatatgactactataatactgctccctatgtacaagaatataactactataaaactgctccctatgtacaagaatataactactataatactgccctctatgtacaagaatataactactataatactgcctcctatgtacaagaatataactactataatactgccccctatgtacaagaatataactactataatactgctcctatgtacaagaatataactactataatactgccctctatgtacaacaatataactactataatactgccccctatgtacaacaatataactactataatactgccctctatgtacaagaatataactactataatactgctcctatgtacaagaatataactactataatactgccctctatgtacaacaatataactactataatactgctccctatgtacaagaatataactactataatactgctcctatgtacaataatataactactaaaatactgccccatgtacaagaatatagctactataatactgcccctaagtacaagaatgtagatactataatactgccccttttctacaagaatataactactataatactgctcctatatacaataatataactactaaaatactgccccatgtacaataacataactactataatactgccctctatgtacaagaatataactactatattactgccctctatgtacaagaatataactactatattactgcccctatgtacaagaatataactactataatactgcctcctatgtacaagaatataacctctataatactgctcctatgtacaagaatataacaattataatactgcgcctaagtataagaatataactactataatactgctccctatgtataagaatatagctactataatactgctccctatgtacaagaatataactactataatactgccccctatgtacaagaatataacctctataatactgctcctatgtacaagaatataacaattataatactgcgcctaagtataagaatataactactataatactgctccctatgtataagaatatagctactataatactgctccctatgtacaagaatataactactataatactgccctctatgtacaagaatataactactataatactgttcccatgtacaagaatataactactataatactactccctatgtacaagaatataactactataatactgccctctatgtacaacaatgtaactactatgatactgccccttatatacaagaatgcacctaccataatactgccgcctatgtaagggaatataactactataatactgctccctatgtgcaagaatataactattataatactgccccctatgtacaagaatataactactataatactgccccctatgtacaagaacataactattataatactgcctcctatgtacaagaacataactactataatactgcctactatgtacaagaatataactactataacactgctcctatgtataataatatagctattataatactgccccctatgtacaagaatataactactataatactgccccctatgtaagggaatataactacta
Coding sequences within it:
- the LOC136631629 gene encoding uncharacterized protein is translated as MSAVSGRTEEQGQGMLQSEDQAARNLQPSKKTRKKFGTLQVERLVTEISQNLDQLFKANSREKRNSAWREVMKEVNKAGPTSHTISECKVRWNTYKRSLKQKVAKSESLQQLEITLSKTDIKIVKYFHIDDAIGTELEENPSDDPDGEPLSWTHNDSLLSSLLLPSEQSLSSNLPVASCTTNLTTADESQQRPEDLNAKLEQLIELQKCTNGLLTSIRDGICDQQKEMLHMQKLMSTQETTKDYSGVYEVSLKRQEKKQRHGEDRPE